CGCTGCGACTGACTTACTATTATTCCGCCGGAGTTTCAGATGAGTCGTTACGCCATAGGGCTGGATTTCGGGACCAACTCATGCCGGTCGTTGATAGTCGATATCGCCGACGGCCGTGAGGTTGCGTCCCATGTTTTTCCTTATCCGTCCGGTAAAGACGGCGTAATTATCGACCCGAACGATCCAAATCTCGCCAGGCAAAACCCGGCAGATTATCTGCTGGGAATTGAAGTAACTGTGAGAGAAGCACTTCGAAGCGCGCAGGCAAGCGAGCCTGCTTTCAATCCGACCGATGTCATCGGGATCGGAGTCGATACCACGGGAAGCAGCCCGATGCCCGTCGACTCGACCGGCCAGCCGCTTTGCCTTGATCGGAAATTCAATAAAACTCTTTCCGCCTACGTGTGGCTCTGGAAGGATCACACGAGTCACGCTGAGGCGGCTCAAATCACGGAAGCCGCCTCTAAGATGCGACCGGAATATCTTGGGAAGATTGGAGGAGTGTACTCGTCGGAATGGTGGTGGAGCAAGATCCTCCATTGCAAGAAAGTTGATGAGAAAGTTTTCGACTCTGCATACAGCTGGGTGGAAATTTGCGACTGGATTACAGCAAGTCTCACCGGAGAGATCCGGCCCGACAGGTTGAAGAGAAGCGTGTGCGCTGCAGGGCACAAGGCGATGTACAATGAGGCCTGGAAGGGTTTGCCTGACGCGGGATTTTTGAATTCACTCTCGCCGGGCCTCGGCGAGCTCCGTTCGAGACTTTATGACTCTGCGTACACTTCTGAAAAATCGGCGGGAAAACTTTCTAAAGATTGGGCCCAGCGGATCGGACTCTCGACGAGCGTAACAGTCTGCGTGGGCGCGTTCGATGCGCACATGGGTGCGGTTGGCGCCGGGATCTCGACTGGAACACTCGTGAAAATTATCGGGACAAGCACCTGCGATATCATGGTCTCACCTCATTCGGAAAAACTGGCGGACATTCCCGGCGTATGCGGCATAGTCGACGGTTCGGTCATGGACGGCTACTACGGAATTGAGGCAGGGCAGTCGGCAGTCGGCGACATCTTCCTTTGGTTCGTCAATAACTTGACTCCTGACGATTATGGTACGACGCAAGATGAAAAGTTCAAGAACCTGAATGCCGCTGCTGAAAAGTTGAAGCCGGGAGAAAGCGGATTGATCGCGCTTGACTGGAACAACGGTAATCGGACAATCCTGGTCGATGTCAGATTGAGCGGGATGCTGATCGGGCAGACTCTTCAGACTCGGGCGCATGAAATTTATCGTGCCCTTATTGAGGCGACTGCCTTCGGGGCGCTTGCGATCATAGACAGGATAGAGGAATACGGCGTGAAGATAAAAGAAGTGGTGAATTGCGGCGGCCTCGCGAGCAGGAACCCTCTACTCATGCAGCTATATGCCGACATAACCGGCAGGCCGATGAAGATTTCGAGAAGTGACCAGACTCCCGCGCTAGGAGCCGCAATCTTTGCGACAGTTGCAGCAGGTAAAAGTGCGGAAGGTTATGAGTCGGTTGCAGAGGCGCAGAGAGTCATGACTGGGACCAACAGGACATTTCATCCCCGTCAGGAGAACCGTGAGATTTATGGCAAACTTAATGCCCTTTATCGGGAGCTGCACGACGCCTTCGGTACTCGCAAATGGTCGGGAAGTGTTTATCACGTCATGAAAGATCTTCTTAATATCAGGGACGAGGCGAGGAGAGCAAGATAGTGCTTGAGAAATTGAAGAAAGATGTGTGCGACGCGAACATCAGTCTCGAAAAATACGGGCTCGTGGTATTAACCTGGGGCAACGTAAGCGGAATCGACCGCAAGAAGGGACTAGTTGTCATCAAGCCGAGCGGCGTAGAATACAAAAGGATGAAACCAGCGGATATGGTAGTCGTGAACTTTAATGGAGATGTCATGGAGGGGAAAAAGCATCCCTCGTCCGATACTCCCACTCACCTGGAATTGTACCGGGCGTTCCCTGAAATCGGCGGGATCACTCATACTCACAGCACGTATGCCACAATTTTTGCGCAAGCAGGTCTGGAAATCCCGTGTCTCGGTACAACCCACGCGGATCAGTTTTTCGGTTCGGTGCCGGTGACTCGGCTGTTGAGCGAAAGGGAAGTTGAGAGCGATTATGAGAAAAATACGGGGAGGTTGATCGTCGATCGCCTGAAGGATACAGATGTGCGAAACACTCCGGGAATTCTTGCAGCCGGTCACGGCGCAT
This DNA window, taken from Candidatus Kryptoniota bacterium, encodes the following:
- a CDS encoding ribulokinase, translated to MSRYAIGLDFGTNSCRSLIVDIADGREVASHVFPYPSGKDGVIIDPNDPNLARQNPADYLLGIEVTVREALRSAQASEPAFNPTDVIGIGVDTTGSSPMPVDSTGQPLCLDRKFNKTLSAYVWLWKDHTSHAEAAQITEAASKMRPEYLGKIGGVYSSEWWWSKILHCKKVDEKVFDSAYSWVEICDWITASLTGEIRPDRLKRSVCAAGHKAMYNEAWKGLPDAGFLNSLSPGLGELRSRLYDSAYTSEKSAGKLSKDWAQRIGLSTSVTVCVGAFDAHMGAVGAGISTGTLVKIIGTSTCDIMVSPHSEKLADIPGVCGIVDGSVMDGYYGIEAGQSAVGDIFLWFVNNLTPDDYGTTQDEKFKNLNAAAEKLKPGESGLIALDWNNGNRTILVDVRLSGMLIGQTLQTRAHEIYRALIEATAFGALAIIDRIEEYGVKIKEVVNCGGLASRNPLLMQLYADITGRPMKISRSDQTPALGAAIFATVAAGKSAEGYESVAEAQRVMTGTNRTFHPRQENREIYGKLNALYRELHDAFGTRKWSGSVYHVMKDLLNIRDEARRAR
- a CDS encoding L-ribulose-5-phosphate 4-epimerase, translated to MLEKLKKDVCDANISLEKYGLVVLTWGNVSGIDRKKGLVVIKPSGVEYKRMKPADMVVVNFNGDVMEGKKHPSSDTPTHLELYRAFPEIGGITHTHSTYATIFAQAGLEIPCLGTTHADQFFGSVPVTRLLSEREVESDYEKNTGRLIVDRLKDTDVRNTPGILAAGHGAFCWGDNASQSVENSLILERIAEMAFRTMQLNPEIKQLPAYIVKKHYMRKHGENAYYGQKHK